From Salvia splendens isolate huo1 chromosome 16, SspV2, whole genome shotgun sequence, a single genomic window includes:
- the LOC121770781 gene encoding ATP-dependent DNA helicase PIF1-like translates to MIHKHCIEAVDRTLRDIMRVCDELNRNKPFGGKTVVFGGDFRQILPVVPKGSRQDVVNATINSSYLWKSCTVLRLTKNMRLLNTENVHEASKLKEFSSWVASIGDGVIGGPNDGEVAIQLPIDIVLPNSGDPLRTIVSNVYPSYMNPEELISCLHGRAILAPTLEVVDEVNQFMISLDQSQGRVYFSSDSISNPDSTSNGLAEIHSVEFLNKLKCSGTPNHELLLKVGTPVMLLRNIDLSNGLCNGTRLIITRLGDYVLEGQVLGDHNIGHKVLIPRMSLIPSDPRLPFKFQRRQFPLVVSYAMTINKSQGQSLSHVGLFFRKPVFNHGQLYVAISRVTSREGLKILVCKDEVDEGNGDTTVNIVYKEVFQNL, encoded by the coding sequence ATGATTCATAAACATTGCATAGAAGCCGTGGATAGAACTTTAAGAGATATTATGCGTGTTTGCGATGAGTTAAATAGGAACAAACCGTTTGGTGGAAAAACTGTTGTTTTTGGTGGTGACTTTAGACAGATCTTGCCAGTTGTTCCTAAAGGCAGCCGTCAAGATGTTGTGAATGCTACCATTAACTCATCTTATCTTTGGAAGAGTTGCACAGTTTTAAGGCTAACAAAAAATATGAGGCTTTTGAATACAGAAAATGTTCATGAAGCCTCTAAGTTGAAGGAATTTTCCTCTTGGGTTGCTTCTATTGGAGATGGTGTTATTGGTGGTCCAAATGATGGTGAAGTGGCTATTCAACTTCCCATTGACATTGTTTTGCCAAATTCTGGTGATCCTCTTAGAACCATTGTTTCAAATGTCTATCCTTCTTACATGAATCCTGAAGAATTGATTAGTTGTTTGCATGGTCGTGCTATACTTGCTCCTACTTTAGAGGTAGTTGACGAGGTTAACCAATTCATGATATCTTTGGATCAGTCTCAAGGTCGAGTTTACTTTAGTTCTGATAGTATTTCAAACCCTGACTCAACATCAAATGGTCTTGCTGAGAtacattctgttgagtttttgaATAAATTGAAGTGTTCTGGTACTCCTAACCATGAATTGTTATTGAAAGTTGGTACTCCTGTGATGTTGTTGAGGAACATAGACCTGTCAAACGGGTTGTGTAATGGCACAAGATTGATAATTACACGATTAGGTGATTATGTGTTAGAGGGACAGGTATTGGGTGACCATAATATTGGTCATAAAGTGTTGATTCCTCGAATGTCATTAATACCATCTGATCCGAGATTGCCTTTCAAGTTTCAAAGAAGACAATTTCCTTTGGTTGTGtcgtatgcaatgaccattaacaagagtCAGGGTCAATCACTCTctcatgttggattattttttaGAAAACCTGTTTTTAATCATGGACAGCTGTATGTTGCTATATCAAGAGTCACAAGTCGTGAAGGTTTGAAGATTTTGGTGTGTAAAGATGAAGTAGATGAAGGCAATGGTGATACCACTGTTAACATTGTTTAtaaagaagtttttcaaaatttatga